One Rhizobiales bacterium GAS188 DNA window includes the following coding sequences:
- a CDS encoding putative Mg2+ transporter-C (MgtC) family protein: MDLTNAVLCLALALLLGSAIGFERQLNQKMAGLRTNALVALGSCGFVVFSGMVGQGDPTRIAAQVVSGIGFLGAGVILREGINVHGLNTAATLWCSAMVGTFAGGGFLGASVAAAGFVVVANLLLRPLVRQINSRVLISTNVETHYTVEITCKGTEEAHMRSLLSHSLSQSGLGLRRIDSVDVADTSKVAVTAQAVADRRNDTALEQIVGRLSLEPYVTAASWQIDRSIPEA, translated from the coding sequence ATGGACCTGACAAATGCGGTCTTGTGCCTGGCGCTTGCGCTGCTGCTCGGCTCTGCGATCGGTTTCGAGCGGCAATTGAACCAGAAGATGGCGGGCCTCAGGACCAACGCCCTGGTGGCGCTCGGCTCCTGCGGCTTCGTCGTTTTCTCGGGAATGGTCGGCCAGGGCGACCCGACCCGCATCGCGGCTCAGGTCGTCTCGGGAATCGGTTTCCTGGGGGCTGGGGTCATCCTGCGCGAGGGCATCAATGTCCACGGTCTCAACACCGCTGCGACCCTATGGTGCTCGGCCATGGTCGGCACTTTTGCGGGCGGCGGCTTTTTGGGGGCGAGCGTTGCGGCCGCAGGTTTCGTCGTCGTGGCGAATCTGTTGCTGAGGCCTCTGGTGCGGCAGATCAATAGTCGCGTGCTGATCTCCACCAATGTCGAGACTCACTACACGGTCGAGATTACCTGCAAAGGGACCGAGGAAGCGCATATGCGTTCGCTCCTGTCGCACTCACTATCCCAATCGGGGCTCGGTCTGCGACGCATCGACAGCGTGGACGTCGCCGACACCTCGAAGGTCGCAGTCACCGCTCAAGCCGTCGCAGACAGGCGCAACGACACTGCGCTCGAACAGATCGTCGGGCGTCTCAGCCTCGAACCTTATGTCACCGCTGCGAGCTGGCAAATCGATCGCAGCATTCCCGAGGCATAG
- a CDS encoding porin, OprB family, with the protein MRVLASGSSRARADQRIAAVVLIGLGLSIGMMSTAAPAFADTGPCDAPQGPPQYPDKFDWNGSYMLGDLGGVRKAAQDAGITLCTQYNAYVYDNARGGLKRGVLAQGQLFSWIDIDLGKFTHLDLLNDTSLHAAMYSMQGRPITTREIGSFSAASFFEQIATNRVGAVWIERRFLDGKLSVRAGQLGVDDEFIISQTATAFINSSFGFPSWTATVLPGGGPAYPLPGPGARVKYSPTDAITVMAGAYTGDPAGRSNPVPQLANRFGTTFNLNGGTLWIAEAAYSTAYANSGVALPGTYKIGSWFETGHNFNALHLDTTGLSLAAPSSTGQPKRSSNDWGVYGIVDQTLLAGDKDGVHKLAAFLRLGASPSDRNLVDLYADAGLTFTGLIPGRPTDLIGVGMAYDRISDAARALDRDTRAFATMAAIANPASFALSSSPMAPVRDQEVMIEALYTVNVTPWLTVDFDVQHFFHPSGHVLAASGPNLGKVVKDATVLGLNTQIKF; encoded by the coding sequence TTGAGAGTCTTGGCATCGGGCAGCTCTCGGGCGCGCGCGGATCAGCGCATTGCGGCCGTGGTCCTCATCGGGCTTGGTCTATCGATCGGCATGATGTCCACAGCTGCGCCCGCCTTTGCCGACACCGGGCCTTGCGATGCGCCGCAGGGCCCGCCGCAATATCCCGACAAGTTCGACTGGAACGGCAGCTATATGCTGGGCGATCTCGGTGGGGTGCGCAAGGCGGCCCAGGATGCCGGCATCACCCTGTGCACTCAATACAATGCCTATGTTTATGACAACGCTCGGGGCGGCTTGAAGCGTGGCGTTCTCGCCCAAGGCCAGCTCTTTTCCTGGATCGACATCGATCTCGGCAAGTTCACCCATCTCGATCTCCTCAACGACACCTCTCTTCATGCCGCCATGTATTCGATGCAGGGGCGCCCGATCACGACACGCGAGATCGGCAGTTTCTCGGCAGCGAGCTTCTTCGAGCAGATCGCGACGAACCGGGTCGGCGCGGTGTGGATCGAACGACGCTTCCTCGACGGCAAGCTCAGCGTGCGGGCAGGCCAGCTCGGCGTCGACGATGAGTTCATCATCTCGCAAACGGCAACCGCCTTCATCAACTCGAGCTTCGGCTTTCCTAGCTGGACTGCGACGGTGCTGCCCGGCGGCGGGCCGGCCTATCCGCTGCCAGGGCCGGGAGCGCGCGTCAAATATTCGCCGACCGATGCCATAACGGTGATGGCCGGTGCCTATACGGGCGATCCGGCCGGACGCAGCAATCCGGTCCCCCAGCTCGCCAACCGCTTCGGCACCACCTTCAATCTGAACGGCGGCACCTTATGGATCGCGGAAGCCGCCTATTCGACCGCTTACGCGAATTCCGGCGTGGCGCTGCCGGGCACCTACAAGATCGGCTCCTGGTTCGAGACCGGTCATAACTTCAACGCCCTGCATCTCGACACGACCGGGCTGTCCCTGGCCGCTCCGAGCTCGACCGGCCAGCCGAAGCGCTCTTCCAATGATTGGGGCGTCTACGGCATCGTCGACCAGACGCTGCTGGCGGGCGACAAGGACGGGGTGCATAAGCTCGCCGCCTTCCTGCGGCTCGGCGCCAGCCCGAGCGATCGCAACCTCGTCGATCTCTATGCCGATGCCGGCTTGACCTTCACCGGGCTGATCCCCGGCCGTCCCACCGATCTGATCGGCGTAGGTATGGCCTATGACCGCATCAGCGATGCGGCGCGCGCGCTCGATCGCGACACACGCGCCTTCGCGACCATGGCGGCGATCGCCAACCCGGCCTCCTTCGCCCTGTCCTCGAGCCCGATGGCGCCGGTGCGCGACCAGGAGGTGATGATCGAGGCGCTCTACACCGTCAACGTCACGCCCTGGCTCACCGTCGACTTCGACGTCCAGCACTTCTTCCATCCGAGCGGTCATGTGCTGGCCGCGAGCGGCCCCAATCTCGGCAAGGTCGTCAAGGATGCGACCGTGCTCGGCCTCAACACCCAGATCAAGTTCTGA